One Leptodactylus fuscus isolate aLepFus1 chromosome 11, aLepFus1.hap2, whole genome shotgun sequence genomic window, CCGTGGCAGTGGGCGTCACCTGGATTCTTCTAGAAGGCACGGCAGCAGGAGGAGCTATCGCAGTCGCACAAGCCATACCGGACGTCGCACCCCCAGCAGTCGTTCGTCCTCCAGGTCACGTCGGAGCTACAGCCGTTCAGACCGAAGGCTGCGGGACCGGTCGCAAAATTCTTCATCACGCAGAGGGAGTCGTCGGGGATCTCCAGCTGAGGCTCGTCCAGAGAGGGCTACGTCTTCTGCATCCGATCCTAGACGTCAAGAATCACAGCCTCTACCGACCGCTCCAGTGCCGGCTGCTCCTCTTCCGGTCCCTACAGGGCCGCAACCTGGTGAGTACGCCTGCGCTTGGGCACCTCACACTGCACCTACACTAGCTCCCGGTCAggacctctcttccttccttaggCAGTTACTGGCAGTCTCGGAGGGATCGCAAGCTAGACAGGACGTGGTTTCCGCTACTGCACCCGGGGGGGTTGCTCCCTCACCGGCCGTAGAGTTGGTTTCCAATTGCATGCTCCGGAACACCATGTTCTGTGGGGTAGCTCCGTTAGGGACTCATGTCCCAGCGGAGCTTAGAGACAAGATAGTGAAAGGGGAATTTGTAGACATTTGGTCCTTGTTGTCGGCAGACCATATTGCCGTCGACAAGGAGCGAACGTTTGAGAAGGGTTCTGAGCGTAAGCAGAAAGTGGCCAAGACCTTCGGCAACTGGCTGCAGGCTTTCGCCACTCTGGCTTACATTATTTGCCAGACTTCTCCGTCGAAGGGCCCTGAGCTCTTTGTTTACCTGGACACGGTGTATAGTGCATATAAATTGCACGGGGGTTCAGCCTGGTGGCGGTACGACGAGGAGTATCGTCGCAGCCTGGCGCTTACCCCCGCCgtcggttgggcctctaaggccaCCGACGTTTGGATACAGTTGATCCTTTCCCAGCGTCCCCAGCGGCCATTTCCCTCCGGTGCCGCCGGTGCAGGGCAGCAGCCCGCAGCGGCGGCACAACGGCAGAGTGGTACGTGTTGGCTCTACAATGAGGGCCACTGCCGTTTCCACTCTGCCTGTCGATTCAAGCACGAGTGTTCAATCTGTGGTGGGTCGCACTCGGCTTTGCGCTGCTACCGCCGCAACAGGCAGGGCGGAAAGCTGGGTGCTGCCGGCAGCGCGGAGAACACCAGTGAAcgtgcggctgctggagcagtggctcgccctctaccccaggaggcgggaagcaagcctgcttcttgagggtttctccAGTGGTTTTTATATTCCCCACGCTTCTTCTTCGGTTATGTTTCTTTCACCTAATTTGAAATCGGTCAGGGAGAACGAGGAGATGGCTTGGGAGAAGGTAATGAAGGAGGTGATGTTGGGCCGGATGGCCGGTCCTTTTGCCGATCCCCTGTTGTCAAATTTGAGAGTTTCTCCGTTGGGTTTAGTGCCCAAAAAGGAGGCTGGTAAGTTTCGGCTCATACATCACCTCTCTTACCCTCCCGGGTCGTCGGTTAATGACGACATTTCAAAGGAGGATGCGGCAGTGTCGTACACCTCCTTCGACAGGGCCGTTTTTCTGGTTGGTAAGGCTGGTCGGGGTGCCCTGTTGGCAAAATCCGACATTGAGTCGGCATTTCGATTGCTGCCGGTGCACCCCGATTGTTTCCATTTGTTAGGCTGTAGGATTAGAGATGGTTTTTTCGTCGACATGTGCCTGCCTATGGGATGTTCCATTTCATGCTACTATTTTGAGTTATTTAGCTCCTTCTTGGAGTGGTCTTTGCGCTATGAATCGGGCATCCCGTCGGTTTTGCACTATCTCGACGATTTCTTGTTTGTTGGTCCAGGGGATTCACCAGTTTGTGCTTATTTATTAGCTACCTTTCGGTCTTTGATGTCCCGGCTTGGGGTTCCCCTTTTGGCCGAGAAAACGGAGGGCCCATCTACACGGCTGTCGTTTCTTGGTATAGAGATCGATTCAGTCGAGATGGTTTTCAGGCTTCCGCCGGATAAGCTCGACCGTCTCCTCGGCATGGTTGGGGAATTCCTTTTGGCTAAAAAGGTCACGTTACACCAGATGCAGTGTCTCCTCGGCCTCTTGACATTCGCTTGCCGGGTTCTGCCCATGGGGCGCGCCTTTTGTCGCTGGCTGTCGCTGGCCACAAAGGGCGTGCTGCAGCCCGACCATTTTATTCGCATTACGCGTCCTTTAAAGGAGGATCTGTGTGTTTGGAGCGTTTTTCTCTCTCAATTCAATGGTCGGGCGGTTTGTCAGCAGGCTGAGGTTGCCAATGCCGAGCTTTCTTTATTTACGGATGCGGCTGGTGGTGACGGTTTCGCGGCCATTTTCGGGGATGAGTGGTGCAGGGGGTCTTGGCCACTACTGTGGTTCGAGACGGGCCTGGTTAGGAACTTGGCTTTATTGGAGTTTTTCCCGATTGTGGCCGCGGTAGAGCTTTGGGGAGATAGGATGGCCAATCGTAGGATAGTGTTCTGGTGTGATAACCTTTCGGTAGTGCAggtcattaatagtcagtcttccTCCTCACCTCCGGTGCTGGCGCTGCTTCGGCATTTAGTTTTGCTTTGTTTACAGCGTAATATTTGGTTTAAAGCGCGTCATGTGTCTGGGGTGCGGAATGAGATTGCTGAAGCCTTGTCTCGCTCACGTTTTCAGGTCTTCCGTGCCCTGCATCCGTCGGCGAGACCGGAGGGTTGGAATTGCCCCGATTCCTTGTGGAGCCTGGTAGGGAACAACTGCTAGAGCTTATTCGAGGTTCGGTATCTGCGACTACTTGGAGGAGTCACTACAGTGCCTGGGTCCTTTGGTTGTCCGTGTCTGGCGGTTCTGTACCCGCGGACGCTCCGAAGCTGCTAGATGTGTCTTTGGAATTTTTAGTCAAGTTGAGGAGCCAGGGGCTGTCTTACTGCGCTGTAGTTAAGAAATTGGCTGGGGTGGCATTCATGCTCaagctttttggtagagttgataTTACAAAGCATTTTGCTGTTAGACAAGTTTTGAAGGGGTGGCGGAAGGAGAAGCGTGGGGGGGATCGGCGCAGACCGGTTTCTTTTAGTTTGTTACGTCGTTTGTTCGGGGTTCTAGAGGTAGTGTGTCGGGATGGGTACGAATTGGTGTTGTTGCGGGCCGCTTTCGCCTTAGCCTTTTTTGCGGCCCTCCGTATTGGGGAACTGGTCAGTCCCAGTAAGTCTAGGCCTGGGGGTTTGGGGGCGGGTGATGTGGTGGCTTCTGAAGCAGAGATTAAGATCTGTCTTCGTCGCTCGAAGACGGATGTTTTCGGGCGGGGAACGTGGATCATGATTGGGCGTACGGGGTCGGAGTTTTGCCCCGTGTTTTTGGTGCGGTATTACATGTCTCGGCGCCCCCAAGGGGAGATCTTTTTGTTGCATGAGGCCGGTGCTCCGCTTACTCGTTTccagtttttgtctgtttttcgTGCCTGTATATTTGCTGTAGGGCTGGAGCCTCGGGACTTTGGCACCCATTCGTTCTGTATCGGTGCCGCTACAACGGCCGATGCTTGCGGTTTGGGCGACGAGGCTGTGAAGCGCTTGGGGCGCTGGAGGTCCGACTGCTTCTGGTCCTACATTTGGCCTGACCTGATGACTCCCTGAGCCTCAGCGTCCGCTGAGCGTGATGGGGTGCTGATTCGGGCCTTTACGTCCTTTTTTGTGCATGCTATCCATATTTTCTCTTTCCTCTCTTTGCAGATAATGGCCCGGTAGTGGTGTGGCTCATCGGCCACTCTTTTTTGTTTTGGGCGGAGAAGAGAGCGGCAGTTCGGCCTGGCGGTCTCCACTTCGGTCTGCCTGGAGTTGAAGTTCGTTAGTGGGGTCGACGGGGGTTGCAGTGGAGGCAAGTGCTGCCGGAGATAGTGGCGGCGAGTCGCTTGACAGCTGGTCCTGCGGTAGTCGTTGTGCACGCCGGAGGTAATGACTTGGGCCATGTAAAATGGGCCGAACTTATTCCTATGATAAAAGAAGACCTCTGCTGCGTTTATGATATTTTCAATCGCGTGGTCCTCGTCTGGTCGGAGGTCGTGCAACGCCTGTGCTGGAGAGGGGCGCGTGATGTTACCGCGATTGATAGGGCGCGGCAGGTTTTGAACATTAGGGTCTCCAAGTTTGTTCGATCCTTGGGGGGGTTGCTGTACGGTATGTGGAATTAGAGGGTAATAATGAGAGGCTGTTGATGAGGGACGGGGTGCACCTCAATCCTATTGGGTCTGatattttcctttcagggttacaAGATGGCTTGGAACGGGCTTTGgttcttttgggtgggggggccaacaggcaggtgtagATTGTGAGCGGTACACTGCCTGTTTGGGTGGCGGGGGGGTCCATGCCCAAAATTGAAGTGGTATtaacctacatgctcgctggatcgcagcggagcGTTCAGGAGGAGATGAGAAGAAAAGCCGGAAGTGGGGCATGGACGGTTTACTCGTTTTATTCGTTAGTGGttttctaaataaagctgtggcctaccccacttataccacactttAGTTTGCTGTTGTTATTTACTGGTATATGCACATTTAGTAAGTATAGTCACCAAGGGGTAAATTTATTCCTATAGAGGTATGGGTCCAATGAGTCCAGATAGCCCTAGACTGTTTAAGGAAAGGGCTGTGGACTCATTGGCTAGATTATTAAATATATTTGgtaaatattggtgacgtttttGGTCATAGTCCATAAAAAAGAGAGCACGTAGGCGGGTACTCACCTTCTACCACGGACGTTTTGGTGAgaggaacacccgcccaccctgcccttctGGTTTCTGGTATCTGTGGACTGGTTTTTCTCTTTGTTTGttcgttttttcttttctttcagattCATTGTCACAGCTGGCGGGGGGTCCATGCCCAAGATTGAAGTGGTATtaacctacatgctcgctggatcaCAGCAGAGCGTTCAGGAGGAGATGAGAAGAAAAGCCGGAAGTGGGGCATGGACGGTTTACCCGTTTTATTCGTTAGTGGttttctaaataaagctgtggcctaccccacttataccacactttAGTTTGCTGTTGTTATTTACTGGTATATGCACATTTAGTAAGTATAGTCACCAAGGGGTAAATTTATTCCTATAGAGGTATGGGTCCAATGAGTCCAGATACCTGCTGGAGGTGAGGGCCCGTCTAGATAACAtaaacatataggaagttcttctacattctgctccatcCTCTCCTGATTTTGTctcaaaaagctgcaacaaaacctgtaacaaaaaaagctgcgtttctgcaacgtggggcctcggcccaAAAAAGTTTTCCaagatatttatatatttttacaagTAAACTAAAAATCTGGTGAAATGAGTTTTTGCTAATTGAGACCACATAAAAAATTTCCTGGCCATTTGCAGAACGGTGACCATCACAATCTTGGTTCCAGTCACTTCCTGGTGCCGCTCATTGTGCACATCAGGTGTTACCGCCTCAggagtgtgatgtcatcagcacagaCCCCAGACAAGTCTCCACCTGGATCACCACAGGGGTAGAGGCCACAGCAGCAGAAAGGTGGAAAAAAACATTTGTCATTTTTATTTCCATTTAACAATTCTCACCTTTCCCCTGTCATTCTCTTTTGGATACTGATGGGCTGATAGCAGAGGAGATGCACAGGGAGGGGATGAGCAACACGTGCAAAAGATGTGAGCGCTTTATCATTGGCTAGCTTTAAAAGAACACGTGTGGGGTTCACAAaccggaggcttttttttttttttttttttttttagcaaaattgcactgtgtgaacagaaccttgcTTGAAAGTGTTGTAACCTGGGACCAGGTTGCGTTTTACAGACATTctcagtctatatatatatatatatatatatatatatatatatatagagagagagagatatgcacatacatatagttatagatgctgtatatagatgtatgaCTATATGTGTAACTATataatcctatccttcctactaatattataaatgtgacaatttggatgtttgttcctcaatcacacaaaaacagctgaacggatgtgGATGACATTTGTCCCATAGATAGTCTGTAACCtgcagtaacacatcggctactttgtatccggtaaatgacatggcttcaccactgttatgaatttatggtcacatactatattacactgctcctgcagcagcttatctcaggtcccagggctgttatctctctatgtaacactcagctaactctcagtccattgtgtacaagcatcagcatattatcttttcagacccccgagtataatgatcggaggcccgggagaggtaaaagaacataacaaacagtgttacttacctctccacgctccacaCCCTCctatgagccgacacaggagggtgctgccgttaGGCGGAAGCACAGCAtgccgcggtttccgcctgaagataggacatgttgcttcttttctccgctagcagcagcccgccactagcagaaaaaagaagcttggcggtctgcatagaccaccattgtaaaggggcggattctgaagcgaaatccgctgtcaaaatccgcccctttgcccacgtgtgaatgagcccttactgtaTCCAAACCAAGTGGGCAAGACCAACTCATTTATTTGGACACTTACTTTGCCAGCACTGTGTTTGCCATCTGCTGACGTCTGTCCTGGGTTTGCCTTGCACAAAATAGATGGGTTTGCATGTTTTGCTTTTTTGTTAAGAAGCTGTTACTTTGTGTCTACCAAACATCTATTTCCTCTATGTGTTACTCAGCCCTGCACCTctacagctctcaatacagggAGAAAGGAATAAACAGAGAGGCCGAATATCAGAGAAAGGAGCTAAAATGTGCTAATAAAGTCTCTGACAATATGTATTACTGACCCAAATCCTGCAGGAAAATCACAAGTTGTCAGAACATTTCTTTACCCTTCACATCCACTTCTTCTCCTTCTGGGATCTCAGGAGGACTCTGGTGACACCTGGAGGTCCTCAGCCTGTACTGCAGATATTAGACACAAGTCTCCAGGCAGGTAATATGTACAGTAAGACTAAATATTACACCCCATTAAGGGTTTGGACTTTCGAGTCttggttaaaggagttttcctaagATTGAAGGTTTATCAGTCCAGAAATGCTTTTTTAATGTCTTGCAGGACGAGAATAATTTTATAACCTGCTGTCTATACTGAATATTTGGATATTTGGAGTAATGAAGAAGTTAAAATCTATAAGATTAAGTCACTGACAGCCCCCCCCTGGAGCGTCAGCTAACCCCCCGAGCGTGTACagacagctgtcaatcacttATAGAACCGCCCGCTGGACTCCTACGTACAGAGTATGTGGAGATATAGATGGATATCCTGCAGGTGATTCTTTCCCCACAATCCTATATATTCCCTGCATATCCcctatatatcccctgtatatcgtctatatatcaatccgctcagctcctcctgctctataacctgctgcctGCACATACAATGTCTTTTCCATGTGACAGGGTGGCGGCAGGGGCGCAGCGTAGCGCCACCAGGCACcattatataatacaggactataacttgtatattatattatattatttatcttgTGCTGATTCCAAGTTACAGCTGGGGATCTACTAAAGAACAGAACTGATTCAGGAAGAGTTTTACAAAAATTTTGGCTTCAGCTGGATCCAAAATTTTGGGTATTCACCACCCACAAAACATTATGGAGAAAGGTCTGTACCAGTCATGTTCAAAAAGGGCACAGCCAATACATTTAGTGCCTAAAGAGGGTATGGAAATGTATAAAGGAGGCAAGAAGATGTCCAAAGGGGCTGAATGTGCCAAACCAGACGGGGGTTAAGGAATGGGATGAGCCCTATGGCTTCTATATATGCCCCTACTAGTGATCATGTGGTTTGTGACATTACTGAGACTCAAACAGTCAGTCAATGCCATCTTGCTGTGGCCCAGGATGAAAGTTAGACCAAAGTTACTGCACAATGGGTAATAAAGAGCCTAATACAGTACTGATATTGTGCCGGTGACCAGAAGGGAGACCTGGAATGGTTCCTGTTACTCCTATTGTTGGTATATTGAGTGTCAACTGTTCCTGTGCCAGTTATGTCACCAGAGGATGTGCAGCTACCAGTTAGGTGCTATTGTTATTTGCTATTATTGCATATTGTTAAGTTTGAAGACTCTATGATATATGTGCCAATTACTATAAGTAACGTAGGTAAACTCCATGAGATGTGTGGGAGGAGAGGGACACTTCCTGCCTACAGGAGCGCCACCGAAGATGTCGTATTCGAGACAAGGTAAGCAGGTGTTGTATGTGCTGTAAAAGATCAGTAAACTGTTATATGGCGCCACTGAGTGTCTCAGGAGTCTGTTATACCCAGATCTGCATAATATTACAAAAGAAACCAGAAAATACTAGGACATAATTTTTTTGCTTCTCAAAATATTTAAAGAAGTATTAAAGGAAACCATCAATAGTAGTAAACCTGTTTTATTAGATAACAAATAGTTGTCTAAAAAATATTTGCATTTCAGTCTTACAGTATTACAAGAACATCATAAATGACATCAGAAGTCCAGAACTCAATCCCAATTCCTCAATCCCAGctccaaccccccacccccacattcACTTTATCAACTGATATTCATctagatgacagcaatggacattttaCAGGATAGTCCCTAATAGGCCCACATGGAGATAGGGTGGAGGTCTTCTGTATGGTCACAGTATCTTCATTGTCTCTTTAAGGTAGAAAGTCCATAAATGTAAACAGATTTCTTAGGCAGGGTTAGGCATTGGCTTGAAGGCCATATTGTATGTGACCAGGTAGCCATCATTGTACATGTACAGCTTGTGGTCATTGGGGTTGTAGGAGAGACTCTGCACATTCTCCATCATTTTGTCAAGGATGATGCTCATCTGACCTTCCTTGCCTGTCTTGGTGTCGTACATGTAAAAGATTTCTTCCTTTCTGGTGCTGAGGGTTCGAGTGGcgtataagactccacacaccatgAAGGCGTTGGTGGAACTTGGCTTGTATTGGGATGTCATCCAAGTCTTCTCCACCACCAGGGTCAGGGGGTTTAGTTTCCCAATGACAATGTTACCAGCATTTTGCTCCGTAGAGTAAATGACCCAGAGGCCATCTTCATCGCTGGCCAAGTCAATGTCTTGCCAgatggaggaggagtaagagaatCGGTTGTTGAAGGTGGCATCTGTAAGTGTCTTGCGCTCCACTCCGTTGGTGTCTACATTGTATTTACAGATGTCCCTGCTGTTATAACAATTGTAAAACAATGAATTGTTGAACATGATGACGCCTCCGCCTTGGCCGCAGCTGGAGTAGTCATAGTTATTATAGGCCACATTTCTGGTGAAGACCTTCTCTGTGGCTCCTTTGTAGAGCAAGAGATCATCGTACGTGGGGTAGGAGCGGAAAAGGTTCATCATACGAGCGTCTGTTGTAAGAGGGGCCACCCAATGTACGTTCTGACTCGCACCTGAGTAAGAGTCTTTCCCCCATCCTCCAAACTTATAGGGAAACCCTAACCAGTTCAACTGGACCACAAATGGTTTACTGATGTTGACAATTCCTCCATGGTTGCAGGTTCCTAAGGATTAAAGCATGATAACATTATTAGAAGTTTAGATACTATAGACTTAACTGCAGCTTCTCATGTCCTGATCTTTCCGGTCACTCTCCTTATAGAGAGTCACTTGTTCCCTGACTCGGCTTGATATTTTTGTGGCCCCTTTGTTGCACATAGTGAGTCCTCGTTCTACTCTTGCTTGACTGGAGTATAGAATGTTTGTCCTCAAAACCTACCGTGGTTTAGTTCGGTGCTGGTCTGGACCTGTCCAATGCTCGCTCTTAAAGGTGTTGCCTATATACCCTCCATGTGCTAAGAGAGAACTTACTCCATATGAGCAGCTCCTATTCCGTCCCACCATGACTTCCCATGGCCTCACGAGACAACCATTTTTCATTGAGTTACCACAATTTGGATTTGAGATTACACAATTGACTAAAGATTCAATATTGGTTCAGACCATAAACTTATTGGTGATTTTGGTAAAAAGTAGAATAATAAGCACAATGGGAAATGTTATCAGCCATGAGTTAAGATGTCTGAATCCACAAAAATATTATATCTGACCTCAATAGACATCTAAGTAAGTTATCTTCTTTATGCCTCCATCTAACGGGCATGTACACCAAAAATTAACCCAAAAGTATTGTCAATTTTAGCATACTTTATGATTCCCCTTGCTACAAACGTTCCCTTGGTATTTCAAGAATATCAAAAACCCTTACATGTTATATTTTGTGACCTTTTATTACTAGATAATCCCCAGTAAGATTGGACTTGGCTTGGCATGGCCTGGTCTATCATCTGGTATTTGCTCTGGATAGATTGGTTTTCCTAAGAAGTGCCACTGACTTACCATAATTGATTGGTGGTAACTCTTGATTGTTTTGGTTCTTCTCACAATCTTGAAGTCTCTTACGTAGTAACGCAATCTCTCGCCTTACAGCTAAGACGTTGTTCTTGTCGTAGGATTCCAGTCGGTTCACCATGACAGAAATATTGTGAATCTGGAAATAAGACACAACAGGACAGTGTTTAGATTTTTACGCTTTCCGTCCGTTCACTGACTTTGCCCCCCCCCCTGAAGTGTTGACTTACCTCCACGTAAAGGGCTTCCACCAGAGTATTGGAGCCATCGATGGATTCTCGAAGCTTGATCACCAATTTTTCCATCTCTTTGATCTCTAACTTAAGGAGCTCAAAGTCCAGCTCTGTGTAAGCGATGCCACCCATCTCCATGACCTCCACCCTCCTGGTCAGGTTGGTCAGCCTCTGCAGATATCCAGTCAATGTCGCCTGATAACTTTTCATCTAAAAGAACAATAAAATTTCATCTATAATCCTGAATCTCATGAAAAGAACGAAGAGCGACGGCCAAGTTATTTCATCTAGTTTTACCTTTGTTAACTCTTCTTGGACATTGACACTCAGATCCTTGTTGGAAATTTCCAGGATCTCCAAACGATCTGCCGGGAAGGTGGAATCTGGGAGGGCAACAGAACAGTGACAGATGCCCATCTCGTCCATAGTCCCGCTGCCGTTTACCTGCTTAGAGCCAAAATGTTAAGTTTAGTGATGGATGAACCTCATAAAGATCAATTTTACCAATATTTGCTGGGCTCACCGGAAAGAGTTGTTTTTAGCTAAACATTTGGTGGTCTTTTCAGATCCAAGGACATAATAATAGGATGTAAGggtgccaaaaaataaaacaaagaggCTCAACTTTCCTGTCGCAGAATACTCCATCATTGGTCTTCTACAAGCATCATTGATGTCTTCTGGCCCCAGGTCAcggctgaggcttgtgattggtcaTATGCAGGGTGATGACATCATGACAATTTAACACTATAATGTAAGAGCACCATGATGTCAACACCCCCCATGTGGCCCATTCACAAGCCTCGGAGGTGAGCTGGGGCCAATGATATCAGTGAGGGCGCTGAAAAGACTCGGGGTATAATAAACATTCCCTAAATTCACATTAGCTGGATTATTGATAAAATTGTTATGGGAAAGTTTGGGGggttttggaaaaaaaagttatgaactgGTTGGCACAAGTTAATCTAGATCTTGCTAAAGGTCTGTGAATATCTGACTACCGTACCTTATAGTATCTTACAGTGTCTTGGCACAGCTTTTAGTTTAACTGTTCAAGGAATTGTTAATAAAAGATGATCTGAGAGTTTGTGCTCGCTAGAGATTATTTGCAGTAATAATCCCTGATAAATCCTCCCGTCAGTAATAGTCACTGCACCATGTACCCTGCTCTGTGCTCACTCACTTGGAATATTCTTGAATATGATGTCCCCAAAACAGTATGGACAGCATTGCCCCCCAATATCTCATCAGAAGGCACAGCCGTATTCCCCTTAGCCTTAGTAGTCACAGCAGGGCTTGTCTACTCCCTCGTCTACAGTCGCCCATCAGGACCCTCCCCACTCCCCAGTAGTCACGTCAAGTCTCCCCTTTAATACTTGTAGAATCTATTATATCACAATTACAAAGCTGTTAAATATTGTAACACATAAAACTTCCTCTATAGAACCTCATTCACATTAATGACAAATAAACAGGTTACATTAGACGAGGATCGGTTTAGATCAGGATGACATTTACC contains:
- the LOC142185620 gene encoding olfactomedin-4-like, which codes for MLPLLVLAVCVLQGDAASLVNGSGTMDEMGICHCSVALPDSTFPADRLEILEISNKDLSVNVQEELTKMKSYQATLTGYLQRLTNLTRRVEVMEMGGIAYTELDFELLKLEIKEMEKLVIKLRESIDGSNTLVEALYVEIHNISVMVNRLESYDKNNVLAVRREIALLRKRLQDCEKNQNNQELPPINYGTCNHGGIVNISKPFVVQLNWLGFPYKFGGWGKDSYSGASQNVHWVAPLTTDARMMNLFRSYPTYDDLLLYKGATEKVFTRNVAYNNYDYSSCGQGGGVIMFNNSLFYNCYNSRDICKYNVDTNGVERKTLTDATFNNRFSYSSSIWQDIDLASDEDGLWVIYSTEQNAGNIVIGKLNPLTLVVEKTWMTSQYKPSSTNAFMVCGVLYATRTLSTRKEEIFYMYDTKTGKEGQMSIILDKMMENVQSLSYNPNDHKLYMYNDGYLVTYNMAFKPMPNPA